The Arthrobacter russicus genome has a segment encoding these proteins:
- a CDS encoding Lrp/AsnC family transcriptional regulator → MITAFVLIKTNVDRIPEAAQEISEIEGISEVYSVTGEWDLIAVARVSQHEALADVIADKLSKVDGVQATTTHISFRAYSKHDLDAAFSLGFEH, encoded by the coding sequence GTGATTACCGCATTCGTTCTGATCAAGACCAACGTGGACCGGATCCCCGAAGCCGCCCAGGAGATCTCCGAAATCGAAGGCATCAGCGAGGTGTATTCGGTGACCGGCGAGTGGGATCTCATCGCGGTGGCCCGGGTCAGCCAGCACGAAGCCTTGGCGGATGTCATTGCGGACAAACTCTCGAAGGTCGACGGCGTCCAAGCCACCACGACGCATATTTCCTTCCGCGCCTATTCCAAGCACGATTTGGACGCCGCGTTCTCGCTCGGCTTCGAGCACTGA
- a CDS encoding DUF3054 domain-containing protein translates to MDQMRSPESQARPALATSRGLVGYALLLDLLLILVFAVSGRASHQEANPVLGVLATAWPFLAGAALGWLAGRLWRAPIRVWPHGVCLWLITVIAGMLLRLLSGRTAEWSFVLVATAVLALFLLGHRAIAGLVIRKRAERSGVR, encoded by the coding sequence ATGGACCAGATGCGATCTCCCGAATCCCAAGCTCGGCCGGCCCTGGCCACGAGTCGCGGCCTGGTCGGGTACGCGCTGCTTTTGGACCTCCTCCTGATCTTGGTTTTCGCGGTCTCCGGGCGGGCAAGCCATCAAGAAGCCAACCCGGTGCTCGGGGTCTTGGCCACGGCGTGGCCGTTTCTGGCCGGAGCCGCTCTGGGGTGGTTGGCCGGACGGCTTTGGCGGGCCCCGATCCGGGTCTGGCCGCACGGCGTCTGCCTGTGGCTGATCACGGTAATCGCCGGGATGCTTTTGCGGCTGCTCAGCGGCCGGACCGCCGAATGGAGTTTCGTGCTGGTCGCCACCGCCGTCCTGGCTTTGTTCCTGCTGGGCCACCGCGCGATCGCCGGATTGGTGATCCGGAAGCGGGCCGAACGATCCGGCGTGCGTTAG